One Tamlana carrageenivorans genomic region harbors:
- a CDS encoding glutamate-5-semialdehyde dehydrogenase produces the protein MNTLLTIETRNAVLLKMGVLLEKERETIININKEDLEAYKGDDISMYDRLKVDDSKVDEMIKSVTHLASQDDPVGVERFAFKHDNGMQVYNKTASFGTVLIIYESRPDVTVEAAGIAFKSGNKILLKGGKESLRSNLKIVELWHEALKANGASTHWVEYLQFNREETQAFLENPTQKVDLMVPRGGERLIAFVKKHANCPVIISGRGNNFVYVHPKADLDIAMDVIINGKTAKISACNAVDKVLIDENLPEKEAFMKRLISKLKAFDVEILGDEKTAKYDEISQFESDDIWYEEFLDYKIVIGEIAGVEDTIAMINKYSGGHSASIITTDEAVAKTFMENVDTAAVYHNVSTRFTDGSQLGLGGELAISTDKLHQRGPIGLQHLVTNKWYVHGNGQIR, from the coding sequence ATGAACACTTTATTAACTATAGAAACAAGAAACGCAGTACTGCTTAAAATGGGCGTGCTATTAGAAAAGGAACGAGAAACTATAATTAATATCAATAAAGAAGATTTAGAGGCTTATAAAGGCGATGATATTTCAATGTACGATCGTTTAAAAGTTGACGATTCGAAGGTCGATGAAATGATTAAGTCGGTAACCCATTTAGCTTCACAAGACGACCCCGTTGGCGTAGAACGCTTTGCTTTTAAACATGATAATGGCATGCAGGTTTACAATAAAACAGCATCGTTTGGAACCGTTCTAATCATATATGAATCTCGTCCTGATGTTACAGTTGAAGCTGCAGGAATCGCATTTAAATCTGGAAATAAAATTTTACTAAAAGGCGGAAAGGAATCTTTACGTTCAAACTTAAAAATTGTTGAATTGTGGCACGAGGCTTTAAAAGCGAATGGTGCTTCTACCCATTGGGTAGAGTATTTACAATTCAACAGAGAGGAAACCCAAGCTTTCTTGGAAAATCCAACTCAAAAAGTAGATTTAATGGTGCCTAGAGGTGGCGAACGTTTAATCGCTTTCGTAAAAAAACATGCCAACTGCCCTGTTATTATTAGTGGTAGAGGAAACAATTTTGTGTATGTACACCCTAAAGCCGATTTAGATATCGCTATGGATGTGATTATTAACGGAAAAACAGCAAAAATTTCAGCTTGTAACGCCGTAGATAAAGTTTTAATTGATGAAAATCTTCCTGAAAAAGAGGCTTTCATGAAACGCTTAATTTCTAAATTAAAGGCATTTGATGTTGAAATTTTAGGTGATGAAAAAACGGCTAAATACGATGAAATTAGTCAGTTTGAATCTGATGATATCTGGTATGAAGAGTTCCTAGATTACAAAATCGTTATAGGAGAAATTGCTGGAGTTGAAGATACCATCGCCATGATTAATAAATATTCAGGAGGTCACTCGGCATCAATCATCACTACCGATGAAGCTGTTGCTAAAACCTTTATGGAAAATGTAGATACGGCTGCCGTATATCACAACGTCTCAACACGATTTACCGATGGTAGTCAGTTAGGTTTAGGTGGTGAGTTGGCTATCAGTACCGATAAGTTACACCAACGTGGCCCAATTGGTTTACAGCATTTAGTAACCAATAAGTGGTATGTTCATGGTAACGGACAAATAAGATAA